TGCCGACTTTGTGCGGACCCGCGCCCCGCAGGTGGGGTACTCGGCGCGGATTCTCTACCAGGAACTGCGGGCGAGCCGGAGCTACACCGGCAGTTATGAGACGGTGAAGCGGTGTGTGGCGCCGCTGCGCGAGGTCCAGCTGCAAGCGGAGCGGGCCCTCCTCCGCTTTGAGACCCCGCCGGGGCAGCAAAGTCAGATTGATTGGGGCCAGGCCACCGTGCCCTTCCGCACCGGTCCCGTCGTGGTGCACGTGTTCGTGCTCACCTTAGGGTTCAGTCGCCGCGGCTTCTATCACGCGTGTGCCGATGAGCGCCTGGCGCAATTTCTGGAGGCCCATGAACGGGCCTTTGCCCATTTCGGCGGGCACACCCGCGAGCATCTCTATGATCGTCCGCGCACCGTGTGCTATGCGGATGAGACCGGCCGACGCCTCTGGAATCCCACGTTCAAAGCCTTTGCCGACTATTGGGGCTTTGAGCCCCGCGTGTGTCGGCCCTACCGGGCGCAGACCAAAGGCAAAGTGGAATCGGGCGTGAAGTATGTGAAGCGGAACTTTCTGCCCGGGCGGACGTTTGTCGACGTGGTGGACTTCCAGGCCCAGCTCGACGAATGGAACGTGACGATCGCCGACCAGCGCCTGCACGGCACGACTCATGAGCGACCGATCGCGCGGTTTGAGCGAGAACGCGAGCACCTCGTGCCACTGGCGGGCCAGCGCGGCTTCCAGCAGGAGGCGCGGGTCTCGCGGATCGTGGCTGAAGACTATCTGGTCAGCTTCGACACGAATCGGTATTCCGTGCCCTTCCGCCTGATTGGGCAACGGGTTGAGGCGCAACGGCGGGGCGACACCATCCATATCTTCCATCGCGACCGCGAGGTGGCCACCCATCCCGTGTTACCCGGCCGCCACCAATTCCGCATTCTGCCGGAGCACGGCCCCGGCGCCAGTGCCCGCATTGCGCGCCAGCGCCGGTCAACCCTGAGCGAACTGGCCACTCACCCCGGTGCGGTCCCGGAGGTCGAAGTGCGGGATCTGGCGTGCTACGAGGCGGTGTGCGGGAGCGCGGCGGCGCACGAGGTGCAGCCATGAACCCGGCGCAACTGGAACGGCTCCGTGAACAGCTGACGCGGCTGCGGCTCCTGAAGAGCCGCGAGCGGCTCGACGCCCTCTTACAGGAGGCGGCGGCCAAGGACCTGTCGTATGCGGACTTCCTCGATCAGGTCCTCAGTGAAGAAGTGACCGCCAAAGCGGAGAAGAACATTACGATGCGCACCAGTCTCGCGCGGTTTCCGTTTGTGAAGAGTCTGGAGGTCTTCGACTTCGCCTACCAGCCGTCGCTGGATAAGAAGCAGATCCAGCAAGTGGCCACCTGCCACTTCATCGAGCACGGCGAGAATCTCGTGATCTTGGGGCCGCCCGGGGTCGGCAAAAGCCACCTGGCCATCGGGCTGGGGCTCAAAGCGATCGAGCGAGGCTATCGGGTGTTGTTCACGACGGCCGCCGCCATGATCGCCACACTGACTCGAGCCCTGACGGAGAATCGGCTGGAGGACAAGCTGAAGCTCTACACGATCCCGCGGTTACTGATCATCGATGAGATCGGCTATCTGCCCATTGACCGCACCGGGGCCAACTTGTT
The DNA window shown above is from Nitrospira tepida and carries:
- the istA gene encoding IS21 family transposase, with product MGLDETGASAIMRAQGDQSGEACMVDQERWAEIRRLFHEERVSISAIGRRLDLDRKTVRRSLRQTTWHPYRRAAVAETLLTAHADFVRTRAPQVGYSARILYQELRASRSYTGSYETVKRCVAPLREVQLQAERALLRFETPPGQQSQIDWGQATVPFRTGPVVVHVFVLTLGFSRRGFYHACADERLAQFLEAHERAFAHFGGHTREHLYDRPRTVCYADETGRRLWNPTFKAFADYWGFEPRVCRPYRAQTKGKVESGVKYVKRNFLPGRTFVDVVDFQAQLDEWNVTIADQRLHGTTHERPIARFEREREHLVPLAGQRGFQQEARVSRIVAEDYLVSFDTNRYSVPFRLIGQRVEAQRRGDTIHIFHRDREVATHPVLPGRHQFRILPEHGPGASARIARQRRSTLSELATHPGAVPEVEVRDLACYEAVCGSAAAHEVQP
- the istB gene encoding IS21-like element helper ATPase IstB; this translates as MNPAQLERLREQLTRLRLLKSRERLDALLQEAAAKDLSYADFLDQVLSEEVTAKAEKNITMRTSLARFPFVKSLEVFDFAYQPSLDKKQIQQVATCHFIEHGENLVILGPPGVGKSHLAIGLGLKAIERGYRVLFTTAAAMIATLTRALTENRLEDKLKLYTIPRLLIIDEIGYLPIDRTGANLFFQLISRRYEKGPMILTSNQSFGAWGEVFGDRVLATAILDRVLHHAITINIRGHSYRLKEKLKAGLVRVEEAATTT